The following are from one region of the Methylophilus sp. DW102 genome:
- a CDS encoding (2Fe-2S)-binding protein → MATLNINGTTHQVDAPADMPLLWVIRDIIGLTGTKFGCGIAQCGACTVHVDGQATRSCVLPISAVGGKKITTIEAIGETSAGQAVQKAWLDLEVMQCGYCQSGQIMSACALLDQHPDPNDAQIDAAMAGNICRCGTYPRIRAAIKVAAKEGV, encoded by the coding sequence ATGGCAACCCTGAATATTAATGGCACCACCCACCAAGTGGATGCACCCGCTGATATGCCTCTTCTTTGGGTGATCAGAGACATCATCGGCTTGACCGGAACCAAGTTCGGATGTGGCATCGCGCAGTGCGGCGCGTGTACAGTTCATGTGGATGGTCAGGCAACGCGTTCCTGCGTATTGCCCATTTCGGCTGTTGGCGGCAAGAAGATTACGACCATAGAAGCGATTGGGGAAACCTCCGCAGGTCAGGCTGTGCAAAAGGCCTGGCTAGATCTGGAAGTGATGCAGTGTGGTTATTGCCAGTCGGGCCAGATCATGTCTGCTTGCGCGCTGCTTGACCAGCACCCTGACCCGAATGACGCGCAAATTGATGCCGCCATGGCCGGCAATATTTGCCGCTGCGGCACTTATCCACGTATACGCGCCGCTATCAAGGTGGCTGCTAAGGAAGGGGTCTAG
- a CDS encoding MFS transporter has protein sequence MQFSEKMTQLETRATAALASIYGLRMLGMFLILPIFAIYAETLRGGNNHTLIGLALGAYGFMQVIFQLPFGMASDRFGRKKLIYLGLIMFALGSVCAAMAQDIYMVIVGRAIQGAGAISAVVTALVADSTREEHRTQAMAMIGATIGVTFAVSLVAGPILNQWIGVPGIFWLTAVLAILAIGVVKFAVPEPLHAHFHSDAQAVPAKIGEVLRDRQLLRLNFGTFCLHGAQMAMFMVVPFAIKHSTGMNENSHWKIYLPVLLISFILMVPAIIYAEKKAKLKPVFISAVGLMLFTQIAFMFSLNSLWGIVATLFSYFVAFNILEASLPSLISKMAPVAAKGTAMGVHNTAQSFGMFLGAALGGWLSHTYGSSTVFVFCAVLMLIWFGLALGMQAPPSVKTKMFHLQAGYNDAQAAKLVQDIRAMEGVYEVVAIPSETMLMVKLENQRSKAFQAALSQAIMNRIGES, from the coding sequence ATGCAGTTCTCCGAAAAAATGACCCAGCTGGAAACCCGTGCCACTGCGGCATTGGCCTCCATCTACGGGCTACGTATGTTGGGCATGTTTTTAATTCTGCCTATTTTTGCCATTTATGCCGAAACCCTGCGCGGCGGCAATAACCATACCCTGATTGGTCTCGCCCTGGGCGCCTATGGCTTCATGCAAGTCATTTTCCAGTTGCCGTTTGGCATGGCGTCTGACCGTTTCGGCCGTAAAAAGCTGATTTATCTGGGCTTGATCATGTTTGCGCTGGGCAGTGTCTGCGCCGCAATGGCCCAGGATATTTACATGGTGATTGTCGGGCGGGCGATTCAGGGGGCGGGTGCCATTTCTGCCGTGGTCACTGCGCTGGTGGCCGATTCCACCCGCGAAGAGCACCGTACCCAAGCCATGGCTATGATAGGCGCAACGATAGGCGTGACCTTTGCCGTGTCACTGGTGGCGGGCCCCATCCTTAACCAATGGATAGGCGTGCCAGGCATTTTCTGGCTCACCGCTGTGCTGGCCATTCTCGCCATCGGCGTGGTCAAGTTTGCCGTGCCAGAGCCCTTGCATGCGCACTTTCACTCCGATGCCCAAGCGGTGCCCGCCAAAATCGGCGAGGTATTACGCGATAGGCAATTGCTGCGCTTGAACTTTGGCACGTTTTGCTTACATGGGGCGCAAATGGCCATGTTTATGGTGGTGCCGTTTGCCATCAAGCACAGCACCGGCATGAATGAAAATTCTCACTGGAAAATTTATTTACCAGTGCTGCTGATTTCATTCATCTTAATGGTGCCCGCCATTATTTATGCCGAGAAAAAAGCCAAGCTTAAACCGGTATTTATTAGCGCCGTAGGCCTCATGCTGTTCACGCAAATCGCCTTCATGTTCAGCCTCAACAGCCTGTGGGGCATTGTCGCCACCCTGTTCTCCTATTTTGTAGCGTTTAATATCCTTGAGGCCTCGCTGCCTTCACTCATCTCAAAAATGGCGCCGGTTGCCGCCAAAGGTACCGCCATGGGCGTGCACAACACCGCGCAGTCCTTTGGCATGTTTTTAGGCGCCGCGCTTGGTGGCTGGCTCTCGCACACCTATGGCAGCAGCACGGTGTTTGTCTTCTGCGCTGTGCTCATGCTGATCTGGTTTGGCCTCGCGCTCGGCATGCAGGCACCGCCCAGCGTCAAAACCAAAATGTTCCATTTGCAAGCAGGGTATAATGACGCGCAGGCCGCCAAACTGGTGCAAGATATCCGCGCGATGGAAGGCGTCTATGAAGTCGTCGCCATTCCCTCAGAAACCATGCTCATGGTAAAGTTGGAAAATCAGCGCAGCAAAGCATTTCAAGCGGCATTGTCGCAAGCAATCATGAATCGAATAGGGGAGTCGTAA
- the andAc gene encoding anthranilate 1,2-dioxygenase large subunit AndAc has product MNAIQAQAVQFHAGKSQSGEPLLKFPTDDGSRIPYAVFSSQAVYELEQERIFRGPTWSFLGLEAEIPNPGDFKSTFVGDTPVVMTRTKEGGLAVWVNRCAHRGAQVCRQARGNASEHTCVYHQWSFDCEGNLQGVPFRRGQKGMSGMPKDFNPKEHGLKQLRVDSYKGLVFATFSDTVAPLPDYIGPEMRPWIDRIFHKPIEYLGCTRQYSKSNWKLYLENVKDPYHASLLHLFHTTFNIFRVGMKARSIPDATHGLHSIITATKNEVQTAEAYKAQAIRSFDEGFQLKDDSLLGQIQEYEELTTNHIQPIFPQLVVQQIHNTLVARQLLAKGPHNFELIFHFFGYVDDTPELRAMRLKQANLVGPAGYISMEDTEATELVQRGTVRDGDACSVIEMSKDQPDQQDTLITESLIRRFWVGYQQLMGF; this is encoded by the coding sequence ATGAACGCTATTCAAGCACAAGCCGTCCAGTTCCATGCTGGCAAGTCCCAGTCTGGTGAGCCCTTGCTCAAGTTTCCCACCGATGACGGTTCACGTATTCCCTACGCCGTGTTCAGCTCACAAGCAGTGTATGAGCTGGAGCAAGAACGCATCTTCCGTGGCCCAACCTGGAGCTTTCTCGGGCTGGAAGCCGAAATCCCCAACCCCGGCGACTTTAAAAGCACGTTTGTTGGGGATACGCCGGTGGTGATGACCCGCACCAAAGAAGGTGGACTGGCTGTCTGGGTGAACCGCTGTGCGCACCGCGGCGCACAAGTCTGCCGTCAGGCGCGCGGCAATGCCAGTGAGCATACCTGTGTGTATCACCAGTGGAGTTTTGACTGTGAGGGCAATTTGCAGGGCGTGCCGTTCCGCCGTGGGCAAAAAGGCATGTCTGGCATGCCCAAAGACTTTAACCCGAAAGAGCACGGTCTCAAGCAGCTGCGGGTAGACAGCTATAAAGGCCTGGTGTTTGCCACCTTTAGCGACACGGTGGCGCCTTTGCCTGACTATATCGGTCCTGAAATGCGGCCATGGATAGACCGTATTTTCCACAAGCCGATCGAGTATTTGGGCTGCACCCGCCAATACTCCAAATCTAACTGGAAACTGTATCTGGAAAACGTCAAAGATCCGTATCACGCCAGTTTGCTGCACCTGTTTCATACCACCTTCAATATTTTCCGTGTCGGCATGAAGGCGCGTTCGATCCCGGATGCCACCCATGGTTTGCATAGCATCATCACCGCAACCAAAAACGAGGTGCAGACTGCCGAGGCGTATAAAGCGCAGGCCATCCGTTCGTTTGATGAAGGCTTTCAGCTCAAGGATGACAGCCTGCTCGGACAGATACAGGAGTATGAAGAGCTGACCACCAACCATATCCAGCCGATTTTCCCGCAGTTGGTCGTACAGCAAATCCACAATACGCTGGTGGCGCGGCAGTTGCTGGCCAAAGGCCCCCACAATTTCGAGCTGATTTTCCACTTTTTTGGCTATGTGGATGACACGCCGGAATTGCGCGCCATGCGGCTCAAACAGGCCAATCTGGTGGGCCCGGCGGGGTATATCTCGATGGAAGACACCGAGGCGACCGAGCTGGTGCAACGTGGCACCGTGCGCGATGGTGATGCCTGCTCGGTGATTGAAATGAGCAAAGACCAGCCAGACCAGCAGGATACGCTGATCACCGAAAGCCTGATCAGACGCTTCTGGGTCGGCTATCAGCAGCTCATGGGTTTTTAA
- the ssb gene encoding single-stranded DNA-binding protein — protein MASVNKVILMGNLGRDPEVRYMPNGEAVANFSIATTENWKDKSGVRQEKTEWHNIVMYRRLAEIAGEYLKKGRPVYIEGRLQTRKWEKDGVTRYSTEIVADQMQMLGTGREGGSASYDGGEMDQGGGMDDYNQAPPRQQQPAMGSSNAAGGANRNAFQPASKPAGNFDDFDDDIPF, from the coding sequence ATGGCATCAGTCAACAAAGTGATTTTGATGGGCAATCTCGGGCGCGATCCTGAAGTGCGCTACATGCCAAACGGTGAGGCAGTGGCTAACTTCAGTATTGCCACCACCGAAAACTGGAAAGACAAATCCGGCGTACGCCAGGAAAAAACCGAATGGCACAACATCGTCATGTACCGCCGTTTGGCCGAAATCGCCGGCGAATACCTAAAAAAAGGCCGCCCAGTCTACATCGAGGGCCGTCTGCAAACCCGTAAATGGGAAAAAGATGGCGTCACCCGCTACAGCACCGAAATCGTCGCCGACCAGATGCAAATGCTAGGCACTGGCCGTGAAGGCGGCAGCGCCTCCTATGACGGCGGTGAGATGGATCAAGGCGGCGGCATGGACGACTACAACCAGGCCCCACCACGCCAGCAGCAACCTGCGATGGGCAGCAGTAACGCCGCTGGCGGCGCAAACCGCAATGCCTTCCAGCCTGCTAGCAAACCAGCTGGCAATTTTGACGATTTTGATGATGATATTCCGTTCTGA
- a CDS encoding AraC family transcriptional regulator, which yields MTVLGSTILEQTRLEKFNRADHRVSSLIAQLEQSLFNEDNQLFCSSDMDEVKQAVGNVFKPHRLKIRDHREHGIASMHHVRQGALSLNRLQYQHEVVIDPDRLNDFFLVHIPMNGSSTIRCGNHRFVSTPENASLVSPTLPLEIEWEAGSADIILRIERARLDKHCAQHLGMPQLEKPLEFHPDLQLQTPAGQYFLKLVSMLADNMQSPYPQLNEPIVFEQFESTLFNALLYGQPHNLCMKAPITNIAPFYIKRVEDYIHAHTADSMTIESLAAIAGVSARTLFAGFQRYRGLSPMDYLRQVRLDRVREMLLSEKTAHLSVTEIAMQWGFNHMGRFAIDYKKRFGESPSASRRFGPGH from the coding sequence ATGACTGTGTTAGGCAGCACTATATTGGAGCAAACCAGACTGGAGAAATTCAACCGGGCTGATCACAGGGTATCGTCACTGATTGCCCAGCTCGAACAGAGCTTATTTAATGAAGACAATCAGCTGTTTTGCTCTTCTGACATGGATGAAGTGAAACAGGCGGTAGGCAATGTCTTCAAACCGCATCGACTGAAAATCCGCGACCACCGCGAGCATGGCATTGCCAGCATGCATCATGTGCGTCAGGGCGCCTTGTCGTTAAACCGCTTGCAGTACCAGCATGAAGTGGTGATAGACCCTGACCGCCTCAATGATTTTTTTCTGGTGCATATCCCGATGAATGGCAGTTCCACCATCCGTTGCGGCAATCACCGCTTTGTGTCTACCCCCGAGAATGCCTCGCTGGTGTCACCGACCTTGCCACTCGAAATTGAATGGGAAGCCGGCAGTGCAGACATCATTTTGCGCATTGAACGCGCCCGCCTGGACAAGCACTGTGCGCAGCATCTGGGTATGCCGCAGCTGGAAAAACCGCTGGAGTTTCATCCTGACTTGCAACTGCAAACGCCAGCCGGACAATATTTTTTAAAGCTGGTGAGCATGCTGGCCGACAACATGCAGAGCCCGTATCCGCAGTTAAATGAACCCATCGTATTTGAGCAGTTTGAATCCACCCTGTTTAATGCCCTGCTGTATGGCCAACCCCACAATCTGTGTATGAAAGCCCCGATTACCAATATTGCGCCGTTCTACATCAAGCGGGTAGAAGACTATATTCATGCCCATACTGCTGACAGCATGACCATAGAATCCCTGGCGGCGATTGCCGGGGTCAGCGCACGCACCTTGTTCGCGGGCTTTCAGCGTTATCGGGGGTTGAGCCCAATGGATTACCTGCGGCAAGTCCGGCTGGACCGCGTGCGCGAGATGCTGTTATCGGAAAAAACGGCACACCTGTCAGTGACTGAAATCGCCATGCAATGGGGCTTTAACCACATGGGCAGGTTTGCGATTGATTATAAAAAACGCTTTGGCGAATCGCCTTCTGCCAGCCGCCGGTTTGGGCCGGGGCATTGA
- the andAb gene encoding anthranilate 1,2-dioxygenase ferredoxin subunit AndAb, with amino-acid sequence MSTVHLHRWTDIGAVEDFSEEEPVAVEAGGMQLAIFRLEDQLFALHDLCTHGVARLSEGYVEDGCVECPLHQGLFDIRTGAAKCAPVTEAVRSFPLRIHDGRVQVAVDAQAAPATAKPTAVEVVLTSLDKVAPDVALVRMQLPAAHRFAYQPGQYIDILLGDQRRSYSLAQVTANALELHIRHLPGGLFTDQLFHQLAPGTPLSIDGPHGQFTLQATQKPKIMVATGTGFAPVKAMLEALIAAGNEVPVTLYWGGRTLPDLYQHSQCLDLATRYPWFQYVPVLSAATATSWQGRQGYVTDAVLQDWPDLQPFEVYACGSPAMVATANQRFVAQGLAPTAFFADAFYSQADRRQAA; translated from the coding sequence ATGAGTACCGTCCATTTACACCGCTGGACAGACATTGGCGCCGTCGAGGACTTTAGCGAGGAGGAGCCGGTCGCGGTTGAGGCCGGCGGCATGCAGCTGGCCATTTTCCGGCTTGAGGATCAGTTATTCGCTTTGCATGATTTGTGTACCCATGGAGTGGCGCGGCTGTCTGAAGGCTATGTGGAAGATGGCTGTGTCGAGTGTCCCTTGCATCAGGGCTTGTTTGATATCCGTACCGGGGCCGCCAAATGCGCGCCGGTGACCGAGGCCGTGCGTAGCTTCCCGCTCAGGATACATGACGGCCGCGTGCAGGTAGCGGTAGACGCGCAGGCTGCACCTGCCACCGCCAAACCTACGGCGGTGGAGGTGGTGTTGACCAGCCTGGACAAGGTGGCGCCGGATGTGGCACTGGTGCGCATGCAACTGCCAGCTGCGCACCGTTTTGCTTACCAGCCCGGTCAATATATCGATATCCTGCTCGGCGACCAGCGCCGCAGTTATTCTTTGGCCCAAGTCACGGCCAATGCGCTGGAGTTGCATATCCGTCATCTGCCTGGTGGCTTGTTTACCGATCAGCTGTTTCATCAACTCGCACCGGGCACGCCGCTGTCGATTGATGGTCCGCATGGACAATTCACGCTGCAGGCAACCCAGAAGCCCAAAATCATGGTCGCGACCGGCACCGGCTTTGCCCCGGTGAAGGCCATGCTGGAGGCGCTGATTGCTGCAGGCAACGAGGTCCCCGTCACCTTGTATTGGGGCGGCCGCACCTTGCCGGACTTGTACCAGCATAGCCAATGCCTGGATCTGGCCACCCGCTATCCCTGGTTTCAGTACGTGCCGGTATTATCGGCAGCCACAGCGACGTCCTGGCAGGGGCGGCAAGGCTATGTCACGGATGCGGTATTGCAAGACTGGCCAGACTTACAGCCATTTGAGGTCTATGCCTGCGGCTCGCCAGCCATGGTGGCCACTGCCAACCAGCGCTTTGTCGCACAAGGCCTGGCGCCCACGGCATTTTTTGCCGATGCTTTCTATTCGCAGGCCGACCGTCGACAGGCCGCATAA
- the andAd gene encoding anthranilate 1,2-dioxygenase small subunit AndAd: MQELQTWFEVQQLQQAYIAALDNDQLERWPQFFTEDCHYSIVPKENFDAGLPIGMIYFDNRNMLEDRVTSLRHANIFESHTYRHMTSGLVLQSSSADEVQAESSYVVVQTLQNGESHVYQTGRYIDQIVRTDQGWRFKRRQVVYDTSRVQTLLATPI, translated from the coding sequence ATGCAAGAATTACAAACCTGGTTTGAAGTGCAACAGTTACAGCAGGCCTATATTGCGGCGCTGGATAACGATCAATTGGAGCGCTGGCCTCAGTTTTTTACCGAGGACTGCCACTATAGCATTGTGCCCAAAGAAAATTTTGATGCGGGCTTGCCCATCGGCATGATTTATTTTGATAACCGCAATATGCTCGAAGACCGCGTGACGTCCTTGCGCCATGCCAATATTTTTGAAAGCCATACTTACCGCCACATGACCTCTGGTCTGGTGTTGCAGTCCAGCAGTGCCGATGAGGTACAGGCAGAATCCAGCTATGTGGTGGTGCAAACGCTGCAAAATGGCGAATCGCACGTCTACCAGACGGGTCGTTACATCGACCAGATTGTGCGCACCGACCAGGGCTGGCGCTTCAAGCGGCGGCAGGTGGTATATGACACCTCACGTGTACAAACCTTGCTGGCGACGCCGATATGA
- the uvrA gene encoding excinuclease ABC subunit UvrA, whose amino-acid sequence MEFIKIRGARTHNLKNINLDIPRNQLVVVTGLSGSGKSSLAFDTLYAEGQRRYVESLSAYARQFLARMDKPDVDLIEGLSPAISIEQKSTSHNPRSTVGTVTEIHDYLRLLYARAGDPECPEHGIKLEAQTVSQMVDSVLKLPEDTKLMILAPVVSNRKGEQLDLFDTLKAQGFVRLRIDGKIYEMDSLPQLAKTTKHSVDVVVDRLKVREDMKQRIAESFETALRLADGKAVALEMDSEKEHLFSAKFSCPVCDYSLAELEPRLFSFNNPMGACPKCDGLGQVTFFDPKRVVAFPHLSLASGAIKGWDKRNQFYFQMLASLSQHYDFDLEAPFETLPEETQQILLYGSGREQIAFKYLNERGTFFSKSHTFEGIINNLQRRYRESDSTAVRDELAKYINATACPDCGGTRLRKEARHVKVGDRNIHQICEVPLKQALNFFETLQLSGQKLAIADKIVKEIESRLKFLTNVGLDYLSLSRSAETLSGGEAQRIRLASQIGSGLTGVMYVLDEPSIGLHQRDNDRLLETLKRLRDIGNSVIVVEHDQDAIQLADFIVDIGPGAGEHGGNIVSFGTPAQIEADPNSLTGQYISGKKQITFKLPRTQPDPKRMIKLNGASGNNLKDVSIEIPVGLLTCVTGVSGSGKSTLINDTLYRVVAAHLYGSSTEPAAHQSIEGLEFFDKVVDVDQSPIGRTPRSNPATYTGLFTPIRDLFASVPESRARGYGPGRYSFNVKGGRCEACQGDGVIRVEMHFLPDVYVPCDVCKGQRYNRETLEIQFKGKNIHEVLAMTVEQAHQFFNAQPVIERKLKTLLDVGLGYITLGQSATTLSGGEAQRVKLALELSKRDTGRTLYILDEPTTGLHFADIQLLLDVIHRLRDAGNTVVIIEHNLDVIKTADWLIDMGPEGGDGGGVVVGVGTPETLAENSASYTGRYLIPLLKQLKP is encoded by the coding sequence ATGGAATTTATCAAAATTCGCGGGGCGCGCACCCATAACCTCAAGAACATCAATCTGGATATTCCGCGCAACCAACTGGTTGTGGTCACCGGCCTGTCAGGCTCAGGAAAGTCTTCGCTTGCTTTTGATACCTTGTATGCAGAAGGACAGCGCCGCTACGTCGAAAGTTTATCTGCGTATGCCCGCCAGTTTTTGGCGCGCATGGACAAACCGGATGTGGACCTGATTGAAGGCTTGTCACCGGCCATCTCCATCGAACAAAAATCGACCTCACACAACCCGCGTTCTACGGTCGGCACCGTCACTGAAATCCACGACTATCTGCGTTTGCTGTATGCACGTGCCGGAGACCCGGAGTGCCCAGAGCATGGCATCAAGCTTGAAGCACAAACCGTGAGCCAGATGGTGGACAGTGTGCTCAAGTTGCCGGAAGACACCAAGCTGATGATTTTGGCGCCGGTAGTCTCTAACCGTAAAGGCGAGCAGCTGGATCTGTTTGACACGCTCAAGGCCCAAGGTTTTGTGCGCTTGCGCATTGATGGCAAGATCTACGAAATGGATAGCCTGCCGCAACTGGCGAAAACCACCAAGCATAGTGTAGACGTAGTCGTCGACCGCCTTAAAGTGCGCGAAGACATGAAACAACGGATTGCTGAGTCCTTTGAAACCGCATTGCGGCTGGCAGATGGCAAAGCGGTCGCGCTGGAGATGGATAGCGAAAAAGAACACCTGTTCTCTGCCAAGTTCTCTTGCCCGGTGTGTGACTACTCACTGGCCGAACTTGAGCCGCGTTTATTCAGCTTTAACAACCCGATGGGCGCTTGCCCAAAATGCGATGGCCTGGGTCAGGTCACGTTTTTTGATCCCAAACGCGTGGTGGCTTTTCCACATTTATCGCTGGCCAGTGGCGCGATTAAAGGCTGGGACAAGCGCAACCAGTTTTACTTTCAGATGCTGGCCAGCCTGAGCCAGCATTATGACTTTGACCTGGAAGCGCCGTTTGAGACGCTGCCTGAAGAAACCCAGCAAATTCTGCTGTATGGTTCTGGCCGCGAGCAAATCGCCTTTAAATACCTCAATGAGCGAGGCACCTTCTTTAGCAAGTCGCATACCTTTGAGGGCATTATCAATAACCTGCAACGCCGTTATCGCGAGAGTGACTCGACTGCGGTGCGCGATGAGCTGGCAAAATATATCAATGCGACTGCCTGCCCAGATTGTGGCGGCACGCGTTTGCGCAAAGAGGCACGCCACGTCAAGGTTGGCGACAGAAATATTCACCAGATCTGCGAAGTGCCGCTCAAACAGGCGCTCAATTTCTTTGAAACACTGCAACTGAGCGGGCAAAAGCTGGCGATTGCCGACAAGATCGTCAAGGAGATCGAAAGCCGCCTCAAGTTTTTAACCAATGTCGGTCTGGACTACTTGTCGCTGTCGCGCTCGGCAGAAACCCTGTCTGGCGGCGAAGCGCAGCGTATCCGCCTGGCCTCGCAAATCGGCAGCGGCCTGACTGGCGTCATGTATGTGCTGGATGAGCCTTCCATCGGCTTGCACCAGCGCGACAATGACCGCCTGCTGGAAACCCTCAAGCGCCTGCGCGACATTGGTAACAGCGTGATTGTGGTCGAACATGACCAGGATGCCATTCAGTTGGCAGATTTTATTGTCGACATTGGCCCCGGCGCGGGCGAGCATGGCGGCAATATTGTGTCGTTTGGCACCCCGGCCCAGATTGAAGCCGACCCCAACTCATTGACCGGACAATACATCAGCGGCAAAAAACAGATTACCTTCAAGCTGCCTCGCACGCAGCCAGACCCCAAGCGCATGATCAAACTCAATGGCGCCAGCGGGAACAACCTCAAAGACGTCAGTATTGAGATTCCGGTCGGCCTGCTGACTTGCGTCACGGGCGTTTCCGGCAGCGGCAAATCGACGCTGATCAACGACACGCTTTACCGCGTGGTCGCCGCGCACTTGTATGGCAGCAGCACCGAACCTGCAGCGCACCAGAGCATTGAAGGCCTGGAGTTTTTTGACAAGGTGGTCGATGTTGACCAAAGCCCGATTGGCCGCACACCGCGCTCCAACCCGGCGACGTATACCGGCTTGTTCACGCCGATTCGCGACCTGTTTGCCAGCGTGCCGGAAAGCCGCGCGCGCGGCTATGGGCCTGGCCGCTACTCGTTTAACGTCAAGGGCGGCCGTTGCGAAGCCTGCCAGGGCGATGGCGTGATCCGCGTGGAAATGCACTTTTTGCCGGATGTGTATGTCCCTTGCGACGTCTGCAAAGGCCAGCGCTATAACCGCGAAACGCTGGAAATCCAGTTCAAGGGCAAAAACATCCACGAAGTACTGGCCATGACGGTGGAACAAGCGCACCAGTTCTTTAATGCACAGCCGGTGATTGAACGCAAACTGAAAACCTTGCTGGACGTGGGCCTGGGCTATATCACGCTGGGGCAATCGGCCACCACACTGTCTGGCGGTGAAGCACAACGGGTCAAACTGGCACTGGAACTCAGCAAACGCGATACCGGCCGCACGCTGTATATCCTCGATGAACCCACCACCGGTTTGCACTTTGCGGATATCCAGTTATTGCTGGACGTGATTCACCGTTTGCGTGACGCGGGCAATACCGTGGTCATCATCGAACATAATCTGGACGTGATCAAAACCGCCGACTGGCTGATCGACATGGGCCCCGAAGGCGGCGATGGCGGAGGCGTGGTAGTCGGTGTCGGTACGCCGGAAACGCTGGCAGAAAACAGCGCCAGCTACACGGGCCGCTACCTGATTCCGCTGTTAAAACAGCTCAAACCCTGA